The genomic stretch ttttggtgggatggagggagtatatatatatagacatATCAAGTTTCTCTTCCACGAAAAATATCCAGAGACCTCTTGTGAAAGAGGCAGTTCTAAAGACAAATATGATTTTACCAGCCGCCAGGAAGGCGATCTAAAAGGCGATCGGGATCTCCGCCTCCtgccggcggcgcctccgggcCGCCCCGCCTCCGTCGGCCTCGGAGCCATGGTCGCGTGGTGGTTCCCGGTCCCTGCCGGCGGGAGGGCTCCATCCTCAcggttttttttgtgttttgctaGGTTTTGCGTCTTCTTTGGAGAGATCAGGCGGCGGCTGCTCTCTGAAGATGGAATAAGGTTCCCCCCACCCAGCCTCCGCTCCAACGACGTCCCTAGCGTTGTTGGAGGGGGTGTGGAGGTTTGTCTCTGGTGGATCTCGTCGGATCCGGCCGTGTGTGTCTGCGGTGGATCCGGTTGGATCCGATCGTCGTTCGTCTCCGTTTGTGTGTCGAAAATTAGAGGCTTCCGATCTATGCATCTCTTCATCGGCGGCGGTTGCCGTGCCGTGGTGCGCCGGTCCTCTCGTGGccgtagcacgacgacttcccgaccTGTCTTCTACAACAAGATTCGCCCGGCTCCGATCATggaggggtgatggcagcggcgcgccttcggctcgctcTAGTGTctcgtagtcgtcgctaggtggtcttcGGACCTAGATGTAATTCTTATTGCTTCTGGTGTTCTTTGTATCGCCTTGGTTGTTGATGAATAGATTGGATGTtttcttcgcaaaaaaaaaaaatatatatagacATACAGAGGCGAGAATATAAGTGCTATTACTGCTAAGAATGTCATACTCAGAAGCTAACACTAATCGGCTAAGCTCTCGGCTAAACCATATGCACATTCTAACAATCAAGGTAACATAATACTGCTTATTAGAGGTACCACGACCATGACCATAACGAGCACACATAACACCTGGTTCACAACTAGCACATAGGCCTCTGTTTACATCATGATGGCTGGCAAGGCTATTTCAGTCCTTAATACAGATACCAAATATTTCACTACAGCTCTGGTGAAATTCAGGATGCAATCACAGCTATCCAAAACAGAGGCCTATGTAAGAATCCCATGCCAATAtgtaatataagcagcagtgggtGTTCAAAATACATGGATGAACCACTACTGTCGCTAGTGCTAACCAGTTCATACTCTGTTTGAAATTGACCATTAGCACTTCCATTTGAAGCAAAAAATTGCATCGATGGGGGCAAGAGAAAGATCAAAGAAAGCCAGATTTATCCCGCCGGATTCTTGTTATCCACCTTGGCCGGATTCTTGTCCACCTCCTCCGACAGATTCTTCCCCTCTGCTGgattcttctcctcctccactgcCGCACCCATCTTTCTCCATGGGCAGTGAAGGCAAGGGAGCCTGGGCTCGGGGTGGCGCAGGCGTAGAGGGGAATGTGCTGGACGGTGACGAGCTTGGCACCAGCCCAGCTGTGGTGAATGGCATGGCAAATTTCCCTACCGTTGTCGTTTCTTACTTTCTTTCCTGTGTCAAATTCCAGGATAGATGGGAACGGCAATGACTGAGTAATTTTTTTTGCGGGATAGGTGGGAGTAGTAGGTTAAGCAGGCAGTGTCTGTGAGTCCGTTTAGCTTATGCGGCCCGTCCGTGATGCCATTTAGGCAATTTACGTGGCGTGGACAGACAGACTCGCGGACCTTAGTGATCACTTGCATGCTATTCTTAGGGGTTGTTTGGATACTGGATATATACATAACAAACTAAAATCTTGTTTGTTTTGCCCTACTAATTAGTGGATAtccaaaaattgtttcttgtaaCACTGGAAATCCAAGTTTTTAGCAAAAAACGGCTATTCTGCCTTTTTTGTACATACGCGGTTCTGCTATACTGCATTCAACAAACATTTCCACCAAACCAAAGCATTGTATAAAATGATGGTGACAGAATGACAAACAAAAACTCGTTTTCCTAAAGTTCCCCTATAAACCAGATTTCTAAATACCCAACTCTAATTTTCTAATCCATACAACCGCTTGTGTTATCAACCActatccaagatagataaatgcAACAAAAAGTAGTGCTCTACCACAATATACTGACATTATTAGACTTCTCAAATCTTGCTCGTCTTTTGACAAGGTGCTTGTGACATAATGTACACCGTAAATCTAATTTGGTATGACATGAACACAAGAATGTGCACATCCAAAACAGAGAAGTCTGACTAAGTTATGTTTTCAAGAAGTTTGTTCTTTATCTGTTGCAAAcaatatatatttcatgatgttaGTTTTATTCATGGAAAAATAATATtattttttcaaatttatttttctATGTTTTGCCAGAAAAACACAGGACAACTTCTAAAATTTGAGCCAAGCTAGTAACAGTGGTGGAGCGCAGTCTAGAAACAATCTTTCAGAATGCTCAACCCTGCAACTTGTTCATTTTGTGTCACCATACCACAGAGGAAACTGGTATTTTTCGGTAGCATAAATTCTCTTTTTCTCTAATAAATCTGAGAGGGTGTAGTTGGTTATTGTGTTTGTGCCCCGCACATGGGTGCCCAAGCCATTGAGTGGCCACACGGAAGTTACTTAGAGATGTGGTAAATAAACTTACAATACTGCAAATGCCAAATGCTGCAACAATGATTAAGTTTTGATATCATGAAAAAATGTTGAATGTGAAGCTTCTTTCCAGTTTCTTTGTGGAAGCAGACTTCAGCTCATTTGTGCGCTATCGTTATTTCAATATTGTAGTATTCCTATGTCACACCTTTGGGAAACCCATCGTCACCATTTGTTTGAACTGAAGTACCATCCATTTGAGAGCTTTCGAGGAAGTTACAGAACATTTTTCCGCTACCTGTTCTCCTGTGCATCTGTCATGCGGAGATCATGTGTTATCTCTCCTTCGTGCATAGTCGCTCCAGTTGTTTATTTGTTGATGACCACAAGTGAAGCGTCAATGCTTTGATATGTTCTGTTCTTGTTTTATAGGTTCTACAAAAAAGCCTGAAGACATGTATAGGATCATTGAGCATTTTGCTCTTGGAATGAGACGTCTTGAGCTCTTTGGTGAGGACCATAATATTCGTCCAGGTTGGCTTACTCTTGGGAAAGCTTTATCCTCATCAAACTTCAACAAAGAGGTATGATGAATGACATATCTCAGTTCAAGCATAtactatcatgagctatatgtatTACTCTATCAGTCCTGCTAAGAACTTTTATCCTGCAGGCGTACCTGAAAAACTTCACAGACAGGGATGGGAAAGTATGGCAGAGTAATGGAGGGCGAAATCCACCACCTGATGCTCCTCACCTCATCGTGACAACTCCGGAGATCGAGAGTCTCCGGCCCAAGTCGCCTCCACATAAGAACCAGCAGCATCAGTCAATATCAGTGCCCCTTGGCAGCTCCACTAATAGGAGATTTGGTGTGAGCACTCCACAAAATGCAGTGACTGTTGTTGGTTCGGAAACCGTGATGCCGCCGGGTTGGTCCTCCACTCCAATGGCCGGTTTTGCAATGCTGGAGGGAGGAGCTGGTCATGAGAGTTCatgtgatagttttggcttcagTGGCACCTCTTATGGAAGACCAGGTGGAGATCATATGGATTTTGACACACACAGATAGTTGTAACATAAATTATAGGATTTTGGCACAACAGATTGTTGTAACATAAGTTATAGCCATAATTTTTTTGTAAGGAAACCATTCTTTGGCACATGTATTTTTTTGAACTGGTGTATTTATAAATTTTTGCAGTACTTTTACCCTTTCTCGTCCTGTTTCATTTATTACAGGGTCTTTTTTCCTAAACATAAAACCCATATGCCTGGCTATATAATTCCTTGCGTTAGCAAAGGAAAAACAAATGCACTACCTCTGCCCATAAAAGGATGTCCCAAGTTTGTCTaaattagatgtatctagacattctTTAGtaaatagatacattcaaatttagacaaattttcaACATccttttgtggatggagggagtagtttttctttttcttttcatatGATATTTCGTCTGTCTTCTTTACATTGTTGCCGGTTTCTATCTTCTGACAGCTCCAGTGAAATATAGGCATAAGCGTCAGATTTGAAAAAGGAAATAGGGGAACATCGAAGCATAGCTTGTTTCTAGTATTTCCTAGTTTGTAGGATTGCTAAGCATATGTTGCTACCCAATGCGAGGTAACATGACCCTATGTACACAAAAATTTACACTTCTGCAAGGTTGCTGGCAGCGAGCAAAATCCTTCTTTATACATGAAAAATCATGTAATAGCTCCAGTCCATGGTTCTTCTATCGTAAAATTATAAATACAATTCGCTAGAGAAATCAATTTCCAGGGACTCAAACCCAATTGTTCTGTTCAACATCTTTTGTCATCATGCCCAGAGAAGCAGAGGTTGTTGCAGCCTTTGAAGCATAAAACTATTCGTGGTGCACCCACGCAATCAACTCGACTTGGGCACCGATTCAGCTCGAGAAGGTGCACGAAATCTTGTGGTCCAGCCAGATATGTAGCTAACGAAAgggcttagagcatgtctaacagaaccCTCAAACTGGTCAAACCCTCAAAATAACTGCCAGTTTGAGGGTTGAGGTAAAAAAACGGCGTAGATGAGAGCCTTCAAAACTGTAAACCCTCAAAAAAATTTGCAGGCCGAACCCTCAACTTGGAACCCTAACCTGCAGCAGTGAGGGTTCGTAGCAAATTTCCAGGTCGAGCCCTCACCCGGTCAAACCCCACGCGCGAGAGGGATTTTTCCCAACTGCTCCCGCCCCCGCCCCCTTCCATCCGCGCCGCCGGCGCCCGCCGCCGTC from Lolium rigidum isolate FL_2022 chromosome 4, APGP_CSIRO_Lrig_0.1, whole genome shotgun sequence encodes the following:
- the LOC124706760 gene encoding uncharacterized protein LOC124706760, which codes for MYRIIEHFALGMRRLELFGEDHNIRPGWLTLGKALSSSNFNKEAYLKNFTDRDGKVWQSNGGRNPPPDAPHLIVTTPEIESLRPKSPPHKNQQHQSISVPLGSSTNRRFGVSTPQNAVTVVGSETVMPPGWSSTPMAGFAMLEGGAGHESSCDSFGFSGTSYGRPGGDHMDFDTHR